A window of the Phragmites australis chromosome 20, lpPhrAust1.1, whole genome shotgun sequence genome harbors these coding sequences:
- the LOC133901661 gene encoding uncharacterized protein LOC133901661 produces the protein MSRPSFRPRPLDIHKKLPILKSVREFEDDEQGFALATAARAGVLLRHSGVELTASAANSAAEGEGNQAPSKKNIQEIPTPQFDIVGTYERDYTRTFAQPTCYIRGRGARADIGEFVEYDLDNEDEDWLDDFNNERKNLNPEKLEVLLFKFEILDHKARERAGAITPTFIGPVPVLLQLDAAMEALQYLSVRYAIFQAVYNYWKEKRERWQKPILRRLQPPPPVNDTNPYNVFRPREKAHRLHTRRMQRRENNIQSFEKLRLVRRNLDQAKALMDALIKREETKREAMECQVNLQRIQMKYKHEAQLVEDGITLSGFQQASSRYGSSDDDYADSDDTTTEQPYIRPAVFHPRFRDNKLSVIPPLRIKREQRELKRRPQQNGWVFKRDPEEPEFLFTRPLDPEKLVAAGIKPPPAPPIENGATMPPFQCRGRIGRGGRIIFDRLNPLLRTPIGQETSYYVPYGHRPPSPEA, from the exons ATGAGTAGGCCCTCGTTCAGGCCGCGGCCGCTCGACATCCACAAGAAGCTCCCCATCCTCAAGTCCGTGCGGGAGTTCGAGGACGATGAGCAAGGGTTCGCGCTGGCCACCGCGGCGAGGGCTGGGGTGCTACTGCGGCACTCCGGCGTGGAGCTCACCGCGTCTGCTGCTAACAGCGCCGCTGAAGGCGAG ggaaaTCAAGCACCCAGTAAGAAAAATATTCAAGAAATACCAACACCGCAGTTCGATATTGTAGGCACCTATGAAAGGGACTATACTCGTACCTTTGCACAACCAACATGTTACATACGTGGAAGAGGAG CTAGAGCTGATATTGGTGAATTTGTTGAGTATGACCTGGACAACGAAGATGAAGACTGGCTTGACGACTTCAACAACGAGAGGAAGAATCTAAACCCTGAAAA GTTGGAGGTCCTCCTGTTCAAGTTCGAAATTTTGGATCACAAAGCTCGTGAAAGGGCGGGAGCCATAACACCAACTTTCATAGGGCCAGTACCAGTCCTCTTGCAGCTTGATGCTGCTATGGAG GCTTTGCAGTACTTATCTGTTCGGTATGCCATTTTCCAAGCTGTATATAACTATTGGAAAGAAAAG AGGGAACGGTGGCAAAAGCCTATTCTACGGCGTTTGCAG CCTCCTCCACCAGTGAATGATACAAACCCATACAATGTATTCAGACCAAGAGAAAAGGCTCATCGTCTTCATACAAGAAGG ATGCAAAGACGGGAAAACAATATACAATCATTTGAAAAACTCCGCCTG GTGCGGCGCAACTTGGATCAAGCAAAAGCACTAATGGATGCTTTGATTAAG AGGGAGGAAACAAAGCGGGAGGCCATGGAATGCCAGGTCAACCTTCAGCGCATTCAGATGAAATATAAG CATGAGGCTCAGCTTGTTGAGGATGGGATTACCTTGTCTGGCTTCCAGCAAGCATCAAGCAGATATGGATCAAGTGATGATGATTATGCAGATTCTGATGACACCACAACTGAACAGCCATATATACGGCCTGCTGTTTTCCATCCTCGGTTCCGTGATAACAAGCTATCTGTGATCCCTCCGCTTCGTATAAAGCGTGAACAACGGGAACTGAAAAGGAGACCTCAGCAGAATGGTTGGGTATTTAAAAGG GATCCCGAGGAGCCAGAATTCTTATTCACAAGACCACTTGATCCAGAGAAGTTGGTCGCAGCTGGTATCAAGCCGCCACCGGCTCCACCCATTGAGAATGGTGCCACCATGCCACCGTTTCAGTGTCGAGGTAGGATTGGACGAGGTGGTCGCATCATATTTGATCGATTGAACCCTCTTCTGCGAACACCAATCGGCCAGGAAACCTCCTATTATGTGCCATACGGTCACAGGCCCCCCTCACCAGAAGCTTGA